AAGAGTCATGACACCTCAAATCAGTGAGGTTATCCCACTCTGAGAAAAAGTAGATTTGACAATTCacataaactatttttttctttgttttttgctaTCAAGAAAAGCTGTGTAGAGACTAGTGATTGCCAGGTAATTAATTTACTTCATTAATAGTTAATTTCTTTTAGTAGAGGCAAATGCCACTCAGCTATTCATTTCAGAAGCATGACCTAGGACAAGTCCAAACCTAGACCTGTGTTTTCTATTCCTCTGAAATATCTTTATATagacatacacacacacctagaaaataaaacctgaaacatCAATGCAAAGATAAACCACAGCAGGATAGTTAAAACAGGTGAACAAAATGGttaaactgctgcagaaaatacaTCTCTGGTTTAATGGTATAGCAAACATGCTGCTCACCTCCAAACCTTTTCATACATTGCTGAAACATTCCATCCAGatccaaatatatttattgaCTTTGAAAAACAGTCATTATAGATCAATCCAGTGTATATAGAAAAGAGCCCCATTAACAGTATCACGTATCGGccttcaaataacattttcattatCTGTCagtattggggaaaaaagaaaaaatagagaatatCATCTGTTATGTGAGCAAAGGTTAGCTAGACATGTCTAAGAGAAACACGTTTTTGGACACATAAAGacttctaaaaattaaaatttatttgtaaaCAGTCATTAAGAATTATGAGCTCACATAACACACACTGAGACTTTTACCACCAGCATCCTTACACTAAGGCTAAGGAAGGGTCTTTTAAAGCCATCTCCTTCCTGGGACTACTTCACAAGAAATTACACATCTGCAGGTATTCTTAATTGAACATAATTCTAAAGAGAGATGCAGATGTTTCTGCATTCCAATCCAtatggttaaaaaaattaagtgaagTTTAATAAATTTCAAACTGCAACtctttttataaacaataaaaggTGGAAtttgaaaaatcattttctCCTCCCATTGTCACTGTAACAACATTCTGTAAAACACATCACTGAGTAGCCCTGGTATAAGTATAGACAAACTTAAAAGCATCAATTTTTTCTAAGTCTTTCATTACAACTTGATTATTTCTGCTCTTCCAAGgaaagtgaatattttaaagtattacaTTAATCTCATGGAATATGGGGTCTTTTAACATAGAAAATCctaaaagaatgggaaaaagcCTAATTAAGTATCCATGCAAAAAAGCAGTACTTTTCAGAAACACAGTGACTATTCAAATGATCTGGCTGGATGGGAAGTAAATAATTTGTAGTTCCTTTTACCTCATCTTGTGCTCTTTTTAACCTAGGGTGGTTTTCATACAGTATTGTCAGGAGTGCAAATATGAACATGAGCAACCCGTGCCCGAAGTCTCCGAACATAACCGCGAACAAGAAGGGGAAAGTGATGATGGTATAGAGAGCTGCAAGGGCAACACAGCAGATTTCAGGCACAGCACACAGATGATGTTCTGTCTGCATTATCCCCAAGCAATCCCATACTTAAATCTCTCAAAGTTTTTAAGTTTGAAAAATTTAACTCAGTTTAAAGCTTGTTTATTGTGTAGCAATGACAACTTCACAGCTGAGCAGTAGCTGACAGTTCTGAGGATAATAATACGAGCCcaggaaataaaacccaaccaaacagtTTGTCCTCTGTGGGTATTTTAGGTCTGTATTATAAGGTACATTCTCCTGTGCAGAATGAGCCAGTCAGCATAGCTACAAGTAGATATTAAAGTGGGCTATACAATAAGCTGAATTTTTCAAGTGATGAGCTCCACACTTCAGTAAGATCAATTACCATTAccagttttctttgttttttcccctaaatatCTTCCTTACCCAAAGTAAAAcatatagaagaaaaattatacagCTATTATCACTACCtttcataataaaataattcagcaaAACCAAATCCCACCTTGCTGCTTGGAGCACTGTTTGTGCTTTTGATGAGctactgaaattttaaaatagctaCTAACAAGAGGTAGGATTGTCACCATTTGGCCTTTGCCAGTGCCCAATTCAGCAAGGTATCAAGGCAAGCAGCAAtgacagcacagctcagagcccaGCTTTCAGAAGGACCAACCTGGATTAACTTCCCCATAGTTTCCAACTCCATAAGCATCAACGATGTTCTGGAACCCTGAGGTGAATTTATTGGTACGTATCAAAGTCGGAGGAGGTTGTGTTGTTGGGATGGTATTCATGAATGAGGAAATTGTAGCTCCACTCTTCCTCTAATTAAGACAGAGATATAGTTATGTAAGATCTCTGTTAATCTAATCAAAGTGAAAACATCTGCTCTATCAGCAGCTTCACTGATCCACAAATACCATTAAATTATGCCCCAAGTTTAACTTTTATCCCTTTGTACCCCCTATAAAAACAGACTATGCACAGTGTGCTAATTCTTACCTCATATCAAATCAGATGAGACTTATCAGTCACAATATTATAGAATAAAGATTTGTTATTACAGTTTTCtctcataaaacaaaaaacaatgcaAAGGAACCTTCTGCATGACTGCAAATAACACTGTGAGCCCAGCTGGACTCAGGTCcaatacagaaattattcaAGACAAAAAACCACTACACACAACACTAAATAAAGGCTCTGcttataaaaaaatgttttatacaGAGACCCAGATCTATCTGTGCCTACTTTTAGTCTACtgttaataattattttctttccttacatGTATAGTTAGTTCAAGATAAAAGCTTTAACATCAATGAGCATTCAGGTGACTTACTGAGCCTTCCTCCAATGCATGGCGCAAGTTCTGGAGATCAGCCACTGGACACCAAACCTCAGCaattaaacatttatttgtgACATCAAAACTGCACAGGTTAAGGACGTGGTAAATGGCTTTCATCTTCTTCACTTGGATAACCCAAGTATAGATGGATTCTGATGCTTTATACAAGACCTGGCGCAAGTATTCCTCAGTTTTATTCAGCacctttgagaaaaaaacaaagatctCACTGAGAATGTGGAAGTGGTTGTGCTGATCACAGCAAGAGCACCTCGTACATGTCCAGTGCTGGGCCATGTTTTTAGGAGAGCAAGCAAACCTCTGCTGAAAACAGAAGGCAATGCCAAGTGCTGTGAGGTTTAACAGATATGTGCAACACGAGACCAGGGACACAACTTACTGTCCCATCAGCTCCAAAGCTGCATGTATgttagaaattatatttaacaCTGTGAGCCATTAAATGATTTCCTAGGGTGCAAAAGCTCCAGCAAGAGGAAATGTGTTCTTCACTCACAGTTTCAAGATCCTGAATACGAACATTGAGTCCTTCGACCACGGCCTGGCGCTCCTCGATGGTGTCGGGGTAGGGGTACACGTGACAGCGATAGCTGCAGGAACACAGGGCTGTGTTACTGACCAAACTCCACCAAAACACATCAcccaaccccctgccacagccagATTTGCAACACACCACTTAAAAACCATGGAACGGATTCAACTCACAGGCAGCATTTTGCCTGTACTTGGTAAAGACTGCAAGTGAAATGACTCATATATTTATTTGCACACTGCGTAATTATAGAGCTGGGTGCAATAAGGGGAGGAACAAATTTAACACAAAAAGCTTGTATAGAAAtcaacacttttaaaaaaggggtgcagggaaaaaaacaactagAAAATACCCCAGGTATAAAGGAATGTACATATATTAGATTTACTTCTTACCAGTCACAAATCTTCTTGACTTTTTGACCAATTTGTTCACCCCAATAGGACACTAAAAAAACAGCCCACTTTGTGGTTTCACCCTACAAAACCATAAGAAGCAAAGCTGATGAGTTATGTTTTAACCAGCAATTCCACTCTGACACAATAATAGAGCTAAGTAACAAAGCTGAACAACTAGAAAAAGCTGTGTTAGCAGCATTAATCTTCCATCCGTTTAGTGAAGATCAAACAATAAAATTCAACGGTGACAGtatctctttgtttttaatattagagaaaaccagaaagttTCCAGGGAAAATCTGAGACATATTTCACTATCTCAGAATTCTTAGTAagaaaagagtattttaaaaggcaacaaattagaattcaagcaaaaaaaaaaaaaaaaaagtgacagatTAGGCTGCCATAATTGATTTATTAAAACTAATTTTGTAAGTTCACAAAAAAGACTTCATAGAAAACTAGCTATACTTGATTCTTTTTTAACTACTGAATGAACAAGTGGAATGGCTATTAAAAGGCAATGCACTGTACAAACCTAGTTAATAAATATCCAAGCAGCCATTTCTGCCACGTATTTTGACCAAGGTGGCCAATCATAAAGTCACCACTATTCCACAATGAAGTTCTGCACTCCTCAAGCTGAACCACGACAAATTAATTCCCACTTCTAGAAccttgaattttaaaatcatacaAATTCTAATACTTCTAAATTGTATTTCctccaagaacactgggaaaTCATTTCCATTTACTTCAGAAAGACCTGAGCAGCAATTCTTCCAAATCATATGAGAAGTACAAATGAAATAAACTGATCACTACAATGTTTACTCACTGTGTCTGGATCTTCCAGAGCTTTATCCAACTCTGCATAGGTAAGAAAGGGATAGCCTTTACACACTCTCCACAGCATTTTTTCAAATGCTTCAATCTTTGCTATGTGAACTAACCCAGATATGAAtctaggaaaaggaaaaatttgaaatataagataaaatgtacaagaaaaaaaaaattggaaattcaGAGTACATCACCACAATAATTTAGTATCTGCCATGGCTAGGGAAGGAAGCATCACCCTGAACAGGAAGTAACTGGTATAGAAAATACCAGCTGGTATATAAAACTTTTATTtgtgaaacaaataaaacagacTACAGACCTGAGCACAGAACTAGAATTACTTCTAATTGGTTATTTCTGTGATAGtgagattatttattttttcttggaagATATCCTCTCATAACAACACCATAGACTGCAGTATCCAttcagcatttcaaaggcaaCACAATTAATGTTACATTCACACTGCCAGGTGATTAAAACACTGTGTGTTTATCACAGAAAAAGAGTTTAAACAATAGAAGGAAGTATTGATTTAGAGATTTTCCTTTACACATGTCCTTGGTTTCTGGAAGCTTTGTGACAGCTTTTTTTGGGTGCTGTTCTGTTTATCTCTTCAAATCATCTGGGTCTGTTACACAGGTACATTGGGGCCAGGCTCTTGACCTGTCTAAAACTGTTTGGCACACCTGAAATCACTACAGGCCATGCTTTAAGAGAACAACCCATTCTTTCCAGCCCCTCATCAAGCACTTCTGAAACAGCACATGCCATACCCACCCCAGCGAGGCGCTCAGTCTGTGCGTGCGGTTGTAATCCACCAATGGCTCATTTTCCACAGAAGGAAATTCTTCAAAATTTCCATGTAAATGGGATTCATACTagtaaattaaaagaaagagtaTTCATTgcttccaggggaaaaaaaaaaaaacaacctctcATTCCATTATTATtctaagaaagaaaaggtaattAGGTAAAtggtttaattaaaaatataaaactcatTTCCGTGTTCAATTCAGGCAACAGAGAGATCCTGGATCTCAAGTGCACTGCTCTTAACAGTTATAGTCAGTGCTGCAAAATTACAGTGTAATTTCTTAGCACAATTTATGCACCAAAATAACACAATTACACCTTCATTTGCAAGCAATTCTACAGGGAAGAATCACAAAAATGACACACAACAGCaatccctgtcacatgacccAAGCAATACCTCAGGTGTTCTCCTGACAAAATTCTGTGTGATCTGTAACATGTACTTGTATTCTGTCAATTCAAGCAGgtttttcctcaatttttctttgtttttcgTTACTTCCCTCAATTCTGTCTCCaacttctgcagctgctcctaAGGCACAGAGCAAAGACACAGAATCAGTTACAGGATTTTGGAAAACAGAGCAGGATTCATTTTCAACACATAATAATTTGACACAGTGATAGGAGCTTCCCATTTCTTAATTAACTAACGCTTCAGAGGTTTTATCCCTCAGTCTGCCACAGATTGCTCTGTATTGAGTACACTTGATCCTCCACTGGCACCTGCTCAgagtgctgctctgcccctAATTTGTGTCAAAATAATGCAGACCTGGAATTAGAACTGCAGGTAGCACAGGGTGAAAGATACTCATCTACTCTTTTAATATCATTACAACAAAACAGAATGTTATTCAAAATTACATCTGTGTTTTACAAGCTTCTACACTGAGCGCGACACCAGAAAAAGCATTCAGAGACAACAGCACCACGTTCTGCTGTGtgagcagcacctgcagagccTTGGGCAAGTAAAATTCCCACACACCTGAAAATTTTGGATGCACAAAGAGCCTTAGGTAAGTACCAAAGCAATAAATGAGGCTGAGGGACCTCATCTACAGGCAATCTGCCTGGAACAGTGTGATGTGCCAATCCATCAAAATACATCAGATGAGTGCACGCTCCTTGAGTTTGCTTTGACTCTCTCACAGGAATTTTGTGTTAATACCAAAACCTCACTGGCTTTTAAGTCACACTGGCAGCAAGGAatcagaaaaaaggaaaacaaatgcttcTGCCCCCCCGCCACACCCCAATAATTTAAATCATAAGTGATATGATAACAAATCATTAAGCTTGAAATTAAGTTCTAAGACTTTGATATCTGTTTGGCGGAGTTACCTGAATTTCTAAAATGTGTTTCAGCaagggggcaggaggagcaacATCTCCTTCAGGAAGAGGAATAtctgcttttttaatttcttgtacTAAATACCCTGGagtgagaagaaaaacagcatcaGAAAGGAAACTGCATTGCCTACACTTCCTAGAGTGCTGCAGAGTtgaccttcagctgctcttgatgGTGCTAATCACACTGCAGCATCAAGCCCTGgattttattcattcattttaGCAACAATTCACACAGAAGTCTTCAATAATGAAGAACTTGAAGAGTGGTGGGTATAAAACACACAAATTACTCCTGCCTTGGAAGTCTGCAGAAGCAAGCAAACTTCAGAGGCTTCTCTTTCCCAACAAGTATTTTCTAAGAAGCTTTTAACATTTCACAGAACCTCTTTGTTGCTGCATGGTGCCACTTTCTGCTAATGGTGCAATTGTGTCACTTTCTGCCAGAAATGGACATGCTGCTCACTGACCCATGTTTGGAGTAAAAAGTGTTCAAACAAAGCAGCTTAAGCAACCTTGACAACAAATGCAACTCACACTGGGCAGGGGGGCTGCCAAAATAGCTGCTGGCATGACCAGCACGTGCCTCTGATCAGAGATTCCAATCAAAGGAATCCTTCAATTGTAGCTTTTCCTCAGGATACACTGAAGACATCTGCATCTTGGCTGTAATGCTCTGCCTACCCTTCTCTATTCATTAACTACCATGAGAACACAATTATTAACTTGAGGTATTTTTAAGGTTGTCTGGAAAATCAACAGCATTGAGTTATACAACAAGAAGAAACATGGAATATTTTACAGTCAAGGAAATAGCCACAGTAAAGCTTCACTTTCCCTAGCAGACTTTTAAGTAGTAAACACTGAAACAGCCTCATCTATTTATCAGCAACACATTAGCAACTGTTCTTCACCTCTgagtgtaaaaaaaaacccaaatctatATTCAGTGTAAGTAAATTTCACAGCTTACAAAATCTGggagggttaaaaaaaaaaaaacctgtagcTGAAACCTCCACAGTAGTGCCACTCTGGTAATGCCACAGATGAGAAACAGCAGACATGAAAATAAAGCTCACCAAGtattctttccatttcttcacaTTTCTTCACTTCATTCAcatattttctctgaaacacACTTACATTTGGGttaagctgaaggagaaggACAAAATGCTTATTAGGTGTTTGAAATAGTAACCTCCCCTAGAAAACTACAGCTGTTCCTGCAACTTCCTGGAGACAATTTGCATGAGCTCTGTGCTTGTCAGCTGAGAAGGCACAAAAACCTAAAAAGATTACAAAGTCTTCAAATAGCAAAGCTGGTTTTATTAAAGCAGAATTACCCATGCCATTGGCTAGTTTTAATCaaacaataaaacaacaaaGTCTACTGGAGAAACCATTCCTAATCTCATTTtgatagttttaaaatattacttaatGACTTCAAATTAACAAACCATTTCACAAATTTGTTGTGATGCATTTCCATAGTCtatctgaaatattaaattttatgtACATCCCCATAATATGAACATGCAATATCTCTGACTACTTATCCAGCTATTAAATCAGAACCACTAATgcattatttctaaaataaatgctgtATCAGGTAATTAGAATGACCTCAAAGTGTTAAACATACACTCATGTAATCATTCTTACAGATCTGCCTCTTCCTCCATGCCATATTTACTTCCAAGCTTTGCCAGCAATGATTTTACAAACTACATTTCAAATGTATGTTTGGAAGACATTCCAAAGTCTCAGCAAGCGAAGATCATATAATTATGATGAGACAATGCAGAGACCTGGCTAGTTATTGCCCAGCCCAGCTTTATGttaggcaggcaggcagggagttTCCTCCACGATGAAGTGCCCCGCCAGGAACAGGAACCTGTTATCAATAAACCTACAGAGCAGCTGTTTCTGTGGGTCTGGCAGTGGGGTGGATGGAGCCATCAGCTGTGCACACACGCTCAGGCTGAAGGCACTGAGGCTGCAGGTGGGTCAGGGGCTCTCCCATGGGGTCTCGCTGCAAATAACCCCAATTTAAGGTACTGCTGTGAGAAAGGTGGGATCTCAAAGCATTCCTCCCGAGAGTGCCGGGGAGGTGGGAGCTCCACACCGACTTTCCATCGCTCATCCCACCATCCCTCGCAGCCGGGCGCGTTCCGGTGTCACCCCTCTCtggggggttggactggatgatctcccttccaaccctaacagTTCTGTGATCCTGCTTTCAGGCGAATGCCACACAGAGACGGGCCATACACCTGCCTGTCAAGCGTCCCGGAAAGACGGCAATAAAAGCGGTTTCCAGCGCCCCACCGGGGCCAAGCGCGCACCTCCCCGacggcggccccgggcccggctcGGCCCTCACGCCGGGCCCCCTCAGGGTCCCCGCACCGCCCCACAGGGCCCCGGCGGTACTCACGTCTCGGAACTCGGCCAGGCCGCGCTCGCCCACCTCGCTGAGGCACTCGTAGGCCGAGCCgctctgcaggaagagctgcGCCAGGCACACGGGCTCGCCGCGGAACAGCGCGCccatggcggcggcgcggcccggggCTCCCGGCGCGGGGGCTcagcgcggcgggcgggcggagcgcggcccGGGGGCGGCCATGGCggggcggagcggagcgggccCGGCCGCCGCTTCCGGGGCGGGGAACCGGCGCAGAACGCGGCCCCAaccggcggcggcgcgggccggGCTCGGGCACTGCGGCGGAGCTACCGGGAACGGCAACCGGCGCTGAGAGGCTGCTGTGCGAGAGGGGAAATGCGGGACTGAGAGAACATCACGGAAGCACAGAAAATGCTGAGTCGGAAGGGACGAGAAGGATCATCGAGCTCAagtcctggtcctgcacagcacCGTCCCCCAGAGCCGCGCCATGTGGGCTTGGAATGGATCTTAATATCACCCagtcccagcccttcctgccgtgggcaggggcACCTCGCACCAGACCAGATTGCTCCactttgaacactgccaggcttggggcatccacaacttcacTGGGCAACTTGTtacagtgtctcaccacccccACAGTAAAAAATGTCTTCCAAATGTCTAACCTCAATCATCCTTCTTTCAATTTgtacccattactccttgtTCTGTTCTGTAGTTCTTGATTAAGAGTCTCTTTCTGGAGCCCTGTAGGCCCCTTGAGATAATGGAAGGTTGCAGTGAGGTCTCTGCACaacctcttctccaggctgaacatcccAAACTGTAGCCTGTCTTTTATAGCAGAACTGCTCCTGTCCTCAACTTTGTGGCCCATCCAAACCACaagaaaatcccaaatgttGCATTTCATCAGCTAAGGACAATGAGAAGATGTTTCCTGCACcttgcacacagacacagcaggtTGCCAATGCAAAGCATTAACtggaaaagagaatttcagaTGAACACGTGAAAACAGCTGAAGGGCTATGATTCTCAGAAATGTGAGAAGTCTGCCCACTGCTCCAAAAATAGGTGGGCACAAGGGGTTTACTGTCAAGAGTCCTAGGAGAAGAGAACCGGCTTGAGAGGACAACAGTCCATCCATGAGGACAATCCCAAAcccactgcagcctctgggctggACTCGCCACCTTCTTGAAGTCAACTCTGCACTTTGCTACTCCAAACACAGAGTCTagagcttaaaaataatttattacttttgttttaAGTAACAGCCATTTTCTGTATGCTGTAGAAGTACTGATTTTATGTATCTTTAAATGTTTACATAAATTGTCTACAAAATCCAAGAATGTTTCTCCATAATTTTTACCTGTTCCATAATTTAGAAAACCAAGGGTTGCTCATAATCGTTGCAAGTAAAACAAGAAATGCCAGAAACAGGCCTTTAGCAAGACACTGGGAATATggttctcctgaaaaaaaaaaaaaaaaaaaaaaaaacaacaacaacaaaaaaaaaagtgtaagcATGTGAGAGCTAAATTTTAGTTTATACAACAACCCAAACATACAGATAAAAGTGTATGCAAAAGCATTCTTTCAGACAACTCCTCACATCTTATTATGTTTCAAAGAAATATGGCCTTTCATGTTTTGTGGCATCCCACATTGTTTATCCCACATTTTACCTGTGTAAAAGCGTGTCAGTGGATAAAGGAGTTGTGGCCAGCACACCTCATTTTGATTGCAGTCAAACTCTGCATAAATCTTCTGATACCTggaaaaaaggaactttttgGTCAATGTAATTCACGTTACATCTGCTGAACATAATGGGAGGTTATCAATGTTTTTACCAGAACTACCTGGTCACTGGAGGGGGTGGTTGTGCTGGGACTTCAATGAACTGAACAGAAGCTGTGATGGGAAGAAAGCTGAGGGTGTTTCTGCAGCCAAGCCCACACTGGAACTGCCATAAGACTGTTGAGTAACTGTAACAAAAAGTATAACTATTGCTTGAGGGCTGGAAATGGAAGTTTAGACCCTAAACACAAGCAGGATAGGACAAAACACACAGTATTTATGAGGAGGTTGATAATCCCTGGATTTTCCACATCGTACAAGGGGAGAACTTGCATAGTCTGGAAATGAGGTAAAACAGAACAGAATCCCACTTATTTGATAGGGATTGACTTGCTGGAGGAGGGGAAGTGTTTGCAGAGTGAAAATTCCCTGTTTCAGGAAAGAATAAAGCATTTAGCTCAGCTCCCAAGAGCTCTGCAATGGGGTAAGCCAGAACGCAGGACAATCTTGTTGCTTCCACCACGTGACTCCTGATGGGATGCCCTGTGTAtgcttgctgctggcagcataatgtgttttatttaatatttcagtgaagTATAAAGATTATCTGCTTTTaatcattaattttttctttaattttcatttcagagggAGAAAGGCTAACCTGGTTGTGATCAAAAGAATTTGGGTTGCAAAGTGAAAGGTGTgtaaaaaaaacagcaacaaaacctaccctttttgtctgtaaaattaatttgggaTATGTTAGGTAAACAAGGCTCAAAACGAAGCATTTCTTTGTCAGATAGTCAGAGACACAACTCACTTTACCTGATCTGCACAGCAAGAATTTCCTGCTGGGGAATCCCTTGCACTGCTCCCACTTTAGCAAAGATTATGCGAATATTCAGGTTTGCAGGAATATCTGGACAAAAGCCTCTTAAGCCTCCAGTGCTCACATTAGAACTAAATGGATCAAGACCTATGAAGGAGAACAGAGagatttaaatgtaaatattatgGAAAACATTATATGTTCCATAATTAGATTATTCTCATAGCCCAGTGAAATGCTGGTAACTGTCACACAggaacacattaaaaattattctctctATAAAAACACCTAAAGGAGTAATTTATGAATGGATAAATACCGTCATATGTGTACAGGCTGGCAGTAAAATATGCAGTATCCACAGACATACTGAATTATGTGCCTCTGTGTACACATatatggatggatggatgcagaCACACATATCACTAGCTTTAGGTATTTGAAATTAcaatttggatttattttgacATGCTTTGTTTACAGTATGGGCATATTTAGACTACAAAGAACAACACAAGCCTCACTTACGTATAATTTCCACCCAGTCATTTAGATCACTGTAACTGGAATTGTCCCTCTTTCCAATGTGAGTAGCTTGTATTAATGCATTCAATTTCTCTGTCACATTTCCTCTGCAAAGTAAGAATGTAACACCACACAGAATGTAAATCTGTACTGTCTTACCACTCTGGGTTGCAATATTACTGTATCCTAAGGTCAGT
The nucleotide sequence above comes from Vidua macroura isolate BioBank_ID:100142 chromosome 18, ASM2450914v1, whole genome shotgun sequence. Encoded proteins:
- the ATP6V0A2 gene encoding V-type proton ATPase 116 kDa subunit a 2 gives rise to the protein MGALFRGEPVCLAQLFLQSGSAYECLSEVGERGLAEFRDLNPNVSVFQRKYVNEVKKCEEMERILGYLVQEIKKADIPLPEGDVAPPAPLLKHILEIQEQLQKLETELREVTKNKEKLRKNLLELTEYKYMLQITQNFVRRTPEYESHLHGNFEEFPSVENEPLVDYNRTHRLSASLGFISGLVHIAKIEAFEKMLWRVCKGYPFLTYAELDKALEDPDTGETTKWAVFLVSYWGEQIGQKVKKICDCYRCHVYPYPDTIEERQAVVEGLNVRIQDLETVLNKTEEYLRQVLYKASESIYTWVIQVKKMKAIYHVLNLCSFDVTNKCLIAEVWCPVADLQNLRHALEEGSRKSGATISSFMNTIPTTQPPPTLIRTNKFTSGFQNIVDAYGVGNYGEVNPALYTIITFPFLFAVMFGDFGHGLLMFIFALLTILYENHPRLKRAQDEIMKMLFEGRYVILLMGLFSIYTGLIYNDCFSKSINIFGSGWNVSAMYEKVWSEKDVESNRYLALDPNVSGVYNGAYPFGIDPIWNLASNRLTFLNSFKMKMSVIFGVTHMTFGVVLGLFNHLHFKKTYNIYLVFIPELLFMLCIFGYLVFMIFFKWLAYSAENSTAAPSILIQFINMFLFPSGETKSFFSGQVPLQKFLLSVALLCVPVMLLGKPLYLYWLHSGGRGIRMYRSGYKLIRKESEEELCLLSCHDLEEGVSHSDSGHREGDAEELNFADVFMNQAIHTIEYCLGCISNTASYLRLWALSLAHAQLSEVLWQMVMRVGLRVDTKYGVLLLIPVMAFFAVLTVFILLVMEGLSAFLHAIRLHWVEFQNKFYSGGGYKFTPFSFKHISLHFNKDGAL